A window of the Odocoileus virginianus isolate 20LAN1187 ecotype Illinois chromosome 20, Ovbor_1.2, whole genome shotgun sequence genome harbors these coding sequences:
- the LOC110137833 gene encoding zinc finger protein 773-like isoform X2, with protein sequence MTQLEQCGEPCVPSEGVSTTATPAGCCCGAEVDKAPSEQSGCVEVDRANLHQHQDLNSGEKPSTREEHERSGKISPGSSGLPKPQAAPSGGEPCRSTRSGEGVPPGKRHYRCSECGKAFGQKYLLVQHQRLHTGEKPYECSECGKLFSHKSNLFIHQIVHTGERPYGCSECGKSFSRNADLIQHRRVHTGEKPFKCSECGKAFRHNSTLVQHHRIHTGVRPYECSECGKFFSFNSSLMKHQRVHTGERPYKCSECGKFYSHKSSLINHWRVHTGERPYECSECGKFFSQSSSLVQHRKVHTGEKPFKCNECGRFFSENSSLVKHQRVHTGARPYGCRECGKFFRHSSSLVKHRRIHTGEMPYECSSCGKSFSQRFNLIQHQKVHSGEKSCKVQM encoded by the coding sequence GTTGTTGCTGTGGAGCAGAGGTTGACAAGGCACCTTCTGAGCAGAGTGGCTGTGTAGAAGTGGACAGAGCAAACCTTCACCAACACCAGGACTTGAACTCTGGAGAGAAACCCTCAACAAGAGAAGAGCATGAGAGGAGTGGGAAGATCTCCCCAGGAAGCTCTGGTCTTCCCAAGCCTCAGGCAGCTCCTAGTGGAGGGGAGCCATGCAGGAGCACCAGAAGTGGGGAAGGCGTTCCCCCTGGAAAAAGGCATTACAGGTGTAGtgagtgtgggaaagcctttGGTCAGAAATACTTACTTGTTCAGCACCAGAGACTACACACGGGAGAAAAGCCGTatgaatgcagtgaatgtgggaaattattcagccataaatcCAACCTTTTTATACACCAAATAGTTCACACTGGTGAAAGGCCTTATGGGTgtagtgaatgtgggaaatccttTAGCCGCAATGCTGACCTCATTCAACACCGGAGAGTCCACACTGGAGAAAAGCCTTTCaaatgcagtgaatgtggaaaagccttcaggCACAATTCCACACTTGTTCAGCATCACAGAATCCACACTGGAGTaaggccttatgagtgcagtgaatgtgggaagtTCTTTAGCTTTAACTCAAGCCTCATGAAGcatcagagagttcacactggagaaagaccTTATAAGTGCAGCGAATGTGGGAAATTCTACAGCCACAAGTCAAGCCTTATTAATCATTGGcgagttcacactggagaaaggccttatgaatgcagtgaatgtgggaaatttTTTAGCCAAAGCTCCAGCCTCGTGCAACACCGAaaagttcacactggagaaaagcctTTTAAGTGCAATGAATGTGGAAGATTCTTTAGTGAGAATTCTAGCCTTGTTAAACACcagagagttcacactggagCAAGACCTTATGGGTGCAGGGAATGTGGGAAATTTTTCCGCCACAGCTCCAGCCTTGTTAAGCATCGGAGGATTCACACTGGAGAAATGCCTTATGAGTGCAGCAGTTGTGGGAAGTCATTTAGCCAGCGTTTCAACCTTATACAGCACCAGAAAGTTCACAGTGGAGAAAAGTCTTGCAAGGTTCAAATGTGA